Part of the Nitrosophilus alvini genome, ATTTTAATAAATCGGGCTTATGCCCGATTTTGAAAACTGTTTGCAATTTCAGCTTCCAGACTGCTTATATCTGCCGATATTTTGTCTTTAAACTGTGTCCTTGCGAAAGTCTGCTGTCTTTTTGCCAATTTTGCCGTGTTTATGCATATTTTTTCAAAAAGTTCCTCTTTTGTAAGTTTTCCGTCCAGATATTCAAGCGTCTCTTTTATCCCTATTGCACCCATAGGGTTGGGCAATCTTGTGTATTTTTTCTCCAGATATGCCACCTCGTCAATGAGTCCTGATTGAAGCATCTTTTTTGTTCGTTTTGCTATTCTTTCTCTTAAAATATCTCTGTTGATATCAATTTCATAAATTTTTATATTTTTTGTCAAAGCGATTCTGGGATGCTTTTCAAAGTAATCAGTCGCAGTTTCACCTGTTTCAAAAAAGATGTTCAATCCTTTTTCGATTCTGTATCTGTCTGAAGGTGTTATCTTCTTTGCGAAAAGAGGATCGATTTTTTTCAAAAACTCATATGCAGCTTTAGGATTTTTTAACAATTTGGCACTTTTTTGAATACTCTCTTTACTTATTTTTGGTAATTTGGAAATACCCTCTATCATACTTTTGAGGTAAAAGAGTGTTCCTCCTACGATAATAAGATTTTTATCAGATTTCAAGGCCTCTTTTTTTGCTTCCTTGTAAATATCAAAAAATCTCTCCACACTGAAATATTCATCTGGATATATCTCATCTATGCCGAAATGCCTTACGCTTTTGAGCTCCTCTTTAGAAGGTTTGGCTGACGCAATATCAATCTCTTTATAGATAGAAAGACTATCCAAAGAGAGAATATAGGCGTTATGTTTTTTTGCTATTTTCAGTGCCAGGTCGCTTTTTCCGGAAGCGGTTGGTCCAATTATTGCTATCTCAATCATGTTCGAATTATAACTTAAACTATTAATTGATACAATATCGTTTAATAATTTATGGAGTTATTTTTATGGATAGGATACTGAAAGTTTTAAGAGATTTCAATGAACTTGTCATGTTCAAACATACTGTATTTTCACTTCCGTTTATATTTATAGCTATGGTAGTGGCTGCAGATGGATGGTTTGGATGGAGATTGCTATTTTTGGGACTTTTAGCTGCAGCGAGTGCCAGAAACTTTGCCATGGGTATTAACAGGTATCTTGACAGAGACATCGATGCCAAAAACCCCAGAACTGCAAACAGACCCAGTGTAGACGGTAGAATAGACGAGAGTAAAATACTGCTTTTCATAGCGATAAACGGCCTGATATTCATTGTAACCGCTTATTTTATAAATGATCTTGCATTTATGCTCTCTTTTCCGATTCTGCTG contains:
- the miaA gene encoding tRNA (adenosine(37)-N6)-dimethylallyltransferase MiaA — translated: MIEIAIIGPTASGKSDLALKIAKKHNAYILSLDSLSIYKEIDIASAKPSKEELKSVRHFGIDEIYPDEYFSVERFFDIYKEAKKEALKSDKNLIIVGGTLFYLKSMIEGISKLPKISKESIQKSAKLLKNPKAAYEFLKKIDPLFAKKITPSDRYRIEKGLNIFFETGETATDYFEKHPRIALTKNIKIYEIDINRDILRERIAKRTKKMLQSGLIDEVAYLEKKYTRLPNPMGAIGIKETLEYLDGKLTKEELFEKICINTAKLAKRQQTFARTQFKDKISADISSLEAEIANSFQNRA